A single bacterium DNA region contains:
- a CDS encoding polysaccharide biosynthesis/export family protein: MKRLAGRAVGVVLALAVLAWRAPAAAAPAEYVVGGGDGLQVTVWKNVDLSQAVTVRPDGKITLPLIGDVQAAGLTALQIAQALAEKFSSFVNAPNVTVTVTAATGYRVYTQGAIANGMFTLVAPITARQLLAQAGGATPEADLSRAYVLRGSERVPANLSVAAGGQESGAGPLLAPGDILVVPVREVTLGRVLVVGEVAQPHALPYQDGMTILDAYLGAGGGTATADLRGVKIARQQGGGGSVEMAVDLEAVLKQGALQQNAVLAPGDIVIVPFKQAPERVLVVGEVRTPQTLPYREGLTVLDAFVAGGGATDFADLGAVKVVRPAPDGKKTEIKVDLSRILKRADLVQNVALAPGDIVMVPR, encoded by the coding sequence GTGAAGAGGCTAGCCGGAAGAGCGGTCGGGGTGGTCCTGGCGCTGGCGGTCCTGGCGTGGCGCGCGCCCGCCGCGGCGGCGCCGGCGGAATACGTCGTCGGTGGCGGGGATGGCCTCCAGGTCACCGTGTGGAAGAACGTCGACCTGAGCCAGGCGGTGACCGTCCGTCCCGACGGGAAGATCACTCTCCCGCTCATCGGGGATGTGCAGGCGGCCGGTCTCACCGCGTTGCAGATCGCGCAGGCGCTCGCCGAGAAGTTCTCGTCGTTCGTCAACGCGCCGAACGTGACCGTGACGGTCACCGCGGCCACCGGCTACCGCGTCTACACGCAGGGGGCCATCGCCAACGGCATGTTCACCCTCGTCGCGCCGATCACGGCGCGGCAGCTGCTGGCCCAGGCCGGGGGGGCGACGCCGGAGGCGGACCTGTCGCGGGCCTACGTCCTGCGCGGGAGCGAGCGGGTGCCGGCGAACCTCTCGGTTGCCGCGGGCGGGCAGGAGTCCGGCGCCGGGCCGCTGCTCGCGCCCGGTGACATCCTGGTCGTCCCGGTCCGGGAGGTGACGCTCGGGCGCGTGCTCGTCGTCGGCGAGGTGGCGCAGCCGCACGCGCTTCCCTACCAGGACGGCATGACGATCCTCGACGCCTACCTCGGCGCGGGGGGCGGGACCGCGACCGCCGATCTCCGGGGCGTGAAGATCGCCCGCCAGCAGGGCGGGGGCGGAAGCGTCGAGATGGCGGTGGACCTCGAGGCCGTGCTCAAGCAGGGCGCGCTCCAGCAGAATGCCGTCCTCGCGCCGGGCGACATCGTGATCGTGCCGTTCAAGCAGGCGCCGGAGCGTGTCCTCGTCGTGGGCGAGGTCCGCACCCCGCAGACGCTGCCGTACCGCGAGGGGCTGACGGTGCTGGACGCGTTCGTGGCCGGGGGAGGGGCGACGGACTTCGCCGACCTCGGCGCGGTGAAGGTCGTGCGCCCTGCCCCGGACGGGAAGAAGACGGAGATCAAGGTCGACCTCTCGCGCATCCTCAAGCGCGCGGACCTCGTGCAGAACGTCGCCCTTGCCCCGGGGGACATCGTCATGGTGCCGCGGTGA